A window of Flavobacterium flavigenum contains these coding sequences:
- a CDS encoding Gfo/Idh/MocA family protein, with product MDQDLNKNTEPESTIRRDFLKKGVLATAAFMIIPRHVMGRGFVAPSDKLTIAGIGVGGKGRSDISSFERSGIANIAYLCDVDTRRAADSVKYYPKAKFYKDWREMLDKEHKNFDAVSVSTPDHNHAIQAFSAMQLGKHVYVQKPLTHDIYEAHMLTQAASRYKVVTQMGNQGSSNDGTRLLKEWYDADLIGDVHTVYAWTDRPVWPQGVPWSTAKTEIPKELDWDLWLGTAPYKNYVDKLVPFNWRGWWDYGTGALGDMGCHLMEAPFSVLNLKYAKDVQCSVGSVYVDEFKRGYFPESCPPSSHVTLTFPKTNKTKGDIKLHWMDGGIQPERPEELGANEIFGDGGNGTLFIGTKGKMLCDTYSENPRLLPLSRNENLKIKEKYPRVKDGANGHQRQWIEGCIAGYGKKELSSPFEIAGPLTEALLMANLAVRGYDLYKEVLGEDVYPGRSVKLLWDNDAKKVTNVDDVNQFVKRNYREGWKNLSF from the coding sequence ATGGATCAGGATTTAAATAAAAATACAGAACCAGAATCGACTATACGCAGGGATTTTCTAAAAAAAGGAGTGTTGGCGACTGCCGCATTTATGATCATTCCAAGACACGTAATGGGCAGAGGCTTTGTCGCTCCCAGTGACAAATTAACAATTGCCGGTATTGGTGTTGGCGGAAAAGGAAGATCAGACATTTCATCTTTTGAAAGAAGCGGCATCGCAAATATCGCTTATTTGTGTGATGTTGATACAAGAAGAGCTGCTGATAGCGTAAAATATTATCCTAAAGCTAAATTCTACAAAGACTGGCGTGAAATGCTGGATAAAGAGCATAAAAACTTCGACGCGGTTTCTGTTTCTACACCCGATCATAATCATGCGATTCAGGCTTTTTCAGCTATGCAATTAGGCAAACATGTCTATGTGCAAAAACCATTGACGCATGATATTTATGAAGCACATATGCTTACTCAGGCAGCCTCTCGTTATAAAGTAGTTACTCAAATGGGAAATCAGGGATCCTCCAATGATGGTACCCGACTTTTAAAAGAATGGTATGATGCTGATTTAATTGGTGATGTGCATACGGTTTATGCCTGGACAGACAGACCCGTATGGCCTCAGGGAGTTCCGTGGTCAACCGCAAAAACCGAAATCCCAAAAGAATTAGATTGGGATTTGTGGCTGGGCACTGCTCCTTACAAAAATTATGTTGACAAATTAGTACCGTTCAACTGGCGTGGCTGGTGGGATTATGGAACTGGAGCATTAGGTGACATGGGATGTCATTTGATGGAAGCACCATTTTCCGTATTGAATCTAAAATATGCAAAAGATGTGCAATGCAGTGTTGGCTCCGTTTATGTAGATGAATTCAAAAGAGGCTATTTCCCCGAAAGCTGTCCACCTTCGAGTCATGTCACATTAACTTTTCCAAAAACCAATAAAACGAAAGGCGATATCAAACTGCACTGGATGGATGGCGGTATTCAGCCCGAACGCCCTGAAGAATTAGGTGCTAACGAAATCTTCGGTGATGGTGGAAACGGTACTTTATTTATTGGAACAAAAGGAAAAATGCTTTGTGATACCTATAGCGAAAATCCAAGATTATTGCCTTTAAGCCGTAACGAAAATCTAAAAATAAAAGAAAAATATCCTCGTGTAAAAGACGGTGCCAATGGCCATCAAAGACAATGGATAGAAGGATGTATTGCAGGCTATGGCAAAAAAGAACTGAGTTCACCATTTGAAATCGCAGGCCCTTTGACAGAAGCTTTATTAATGGCTAATCTTGCCGTAAGAGGCTACGATTTATATAAAGAAGTACTTGGTGAAGATGTGTATCCTGGACGTTCGGTTAAATTGCTTTGGGATAATGATGCCAAGAAAGTAACCAATGTAGATGATGTAAACCAATTTGTAAAACGCAATTATAGAGAAGGCTGGAAAAACCTGAGCTTCTAA
- a CDS encoding c-type cytochrome: MKIKILVAMIVLGALCSFSNYDSIPAEYNVIKQTKPSEGEALIKKEDCATCHKIDKKVVGPSYLDIAKKYPMNDKNVKYLTEKITKGGSGVWGAIPMSAHTALKKDDAKKIAIYILSLNK; the protein is encoded by the coding sequence ATGAAAATTAAAATTTTAGTTGCAATGATAGTTTTGGGCGCTTTATGCTCTTTTTCGAATTATGATTCAATTCCCGCAGAATACAATGTCATAAAGCAAACTAAACCATCTGAAGGAGAAGCTTTAATAAAAAAAGAAGATTGTGCTACCTGTCACAAAATAGATAAAAAAGTTGTAGGCCCCTCCTATTTAGATATCGCCAAAAAATATCCAATGAACGATAAAAACGTAAAGTATCTGACAGAGAAAATCACAAAAGGAGGTTCAGGCGTCTGGGGCGCAATACCTATGTCAGCTCATACTGCATTAAAAAAAGATGATGCAAAGAAAATTGCAATATACATTCTATCATTGAACAAATAA
- a CDS encoding sugar phosphate isomerase/epimerase family protein: MTTMQGPAVFLAQFISDEAPFNSLEGICQWAANLDFKGIQIPTLDSRFIDLQKAAESKTYADELTGIVGSYGLQISELSTHLQGQLVAVHPAYDDFFDGFAPQALRRNPKARQEWAVQQLHYAAKASLNLGLNAHATFSGSLLWQYFHPWPQRPPGLIEDGFKELANRWLPILNEFDKNGVDVCYEIHPGEDLFDGETYEMFLKAVNNHQRACILYDPSHFVLQQLDYIQYIDFYHERIKAFHVKDAEFNPTGKQGTFGGYQSWLNRAGRYRSPGDGQIDFKTIFSKLAQYDYKGWAVMEWECCLKNQDDGAREGAEFIKKHIIKVTDKAFDDFAAVESNSELNRKNLGL, from the coding sequence ATGACCACAATGCAAGGACCTGCGGTTTTTTTAGCCCAGTTTATATCTGATGAAGCTCCTTTTAATTCTTTAGAAGGAATTTGCCAATGGGCTGCCAATCTGGATTTTAAAGGAATACAAATTCCGACCTTAGATTCTCGTTTTATTGATTTGCAAAAAGCTGCAGAAAGCAAAACCTATGCTGATGAACTTACCGGAATTGTTGGTTCATACGGATTACAAATATCTGAACTTTCCACTCATTTACAGGGTCAGCTGGTTGCCGTTCATCCGGCTTACGATGATTTCTTTGATGGATTTGCACCACAGGCATTGCGCAGAAATCCAAAAGCCAGACAGGAATGGGCAGTACAGCAATTGCACTATGCCGCAAAAGCTTCCCTAAATTTAGGACTAAATGCGCATGCTACCTTTAGCGGTTCCTTATTGTGGCAGTATTTTCATCCCTGGCCCCAACGACCGCCCGGTTTAATAGAAGACGGATTCAAAGAACTGGCAAATCGCTGGCTTCCAATTCTCAATGAATTCGATAAAAATGGCGTAGATGTTTGTTATGAAATTCATCCGGGAGAAGATTTATTTGATGGCGAAACTTACGAAATGTTTCTCAAAGCCGTAAACAATCATCAACGAGCGTGCATTCTCTACGACCCATCCCATTTTGTGCTGCAGCAACTGGATTATATTCAGTATATCGATTTTTATCATGAACGAATCAAAGCCTTCCATGTTAAAGATGCCGAATTTAACCCAACAGGAAAACAGGGAACTTTCGGAGGGTATCAAAGCTGGCTGAATCGTGCAGGACGTTATCGCTCACCTGGCGATGGTCAGATTGATTTTAAAACCATTTTTAGCAAATTAGCACAATACGATTACAAAGGCTGGGCCGTAATGGAATGGGAATGCTGTTTAAAAAATCAGGATGACGGTGCCCGTGAAGGAGCCGAATTCATAAAAAAACACATTATCAAAGTAACTGATAAAGCTTTTGATGATTTTGCTGCGGTAGAAAGTAACTCAGAGCTTAACAGGAAAAATTTAGGATTATAA
- a CDS encoding Gfo/Idh/MocA family protein, giving the protein MRKLKMGMIGGGKNAFIGAVHRIAANMDGLIELHCGAFSSNPEVSLESGKELGLSQDKCYQSYTQMIETEAKLPFEERMDFVSIVTPNHAHFAPAMLALENGFHVVLDKPITLSLEEAKLLEQKVKETGLYLCLTHTYAGYPMVKQAREMVAKNDFGAIRKIMVEYPQGWLSTDFENAGNKQAAWRTDPSKSGISGCMGDIGTHAAHLAEYISGLKITQICADINTVVANRRLDDDGNVLLKFDNGANGILVASQIAAGEENSLKIKVYGEKGGLEWHQMEPNTLIVKWQDAPAQLYRTGNGYLSPIAAFNTRIPSGHPEGYLEAFGNLYKNFALTLQAKLAGKEPSAEMLDFPTVKDGVRGMAFIENVIASGKSTQKWTEFII; this is encoded by the coding sequence ATGAGAAAATTAAAAATGGGAATGATTGGCGGAGGCAAAAATGCTTTTATTGGAGCAGTACATCGCATTGCAGCCAACATGGATGGATTAATTGAACTGCATTGCGGTGCTTTTAGTTCTAATCCTGAAGTATCCCTTGAATCCGGTAAAGAATTAGGTTTGTCTCAGGATAAATGTTATCAATCCTACACCCAAATGATTGAAACCGAAGCAAAATTACCTTTCGAAGAAAGAATGGATTTTGTTTCGATAGTAACCCCAAATCATGCCCACTTTGCTCCTGCTATGCTGGCATTAGAAAATGGTTTCCACGTTGTTCTGGATAAACCCATAACTTTGAGCCTGGAAGAAGCAAAATTATTGGAACAAAAAGTAAAAGAAACGGGACTTTATTTATGTTTAACACATACTTACGCGGGCTATCCGATGGTAAAACAGGCACGCGAAATGGTCGCTAAAAATGATTTTGGAGCCATCAGAAAAATAATGGTGGAATATCCACAAGGCTGGTTGAGCACTGACTTTGAAAATGCCGGAAACAAACAGGCAGCCTGGAGAACAGATCCGTCAAAAAGCGGAATCAGCGGTTGTATGGGCGACATCGGAACTCATGCAGCACATTTAGCAGAATATATTTCAGGATTGAAAATTACTCAGATTTGTGCCGATATTAATACAGTTGTTGCCAACAGAAGACTGGATGACGACGGAAATGTATTGCTCAAATTTGACAATGGTGCCAATGGCATTTTGGTAGCCAGCCAAATTGCCGCCGGAGAAGAAAACAGCTTAAAAATTAAAGTATACGGAGAAAAAGGCGGTCTGGAATGGCACCAAATGGAACCGAATACTTTAATTGTAAAATGGCAGGACGCTCCTGCTCAGTTGTATCGTACCGGAAACGGGTATCTATCCCCAATTGCAGCTTTTAATACCCGAATTCCAAGCGGGCATCCGGAAGGGTATCTGGAAGCTTTTGGGAATTTATACAAAAATTTCGCATTGACTTTACAGGCAAAATTAGCAGGCAAGGAACCATCTGCAGAAATGCTTGATTTTCCAACAGTAAAAGATGGCGTTCGCGGAATGGCTTTTATAGAAAATGTAATCGCTTCCGGAAAATCAACTCAAAAATGGACTGAATTTATAATTTAA